A single Pseudodesulfovibrio aespoeensis Aspo-2 DNA region contains:
- a CDS encoding ubiquinone/menaquinone biosynthesis methyltransferase, which produces MAGDQCQSATGASTPDEHGRRVADMFGRIAGWYDFLNHALSAGQDIYWRHRLVRAARPAPGEMVLDLAAGTMDVSVGLARQYPECRVAALDFALPMLTQGKGRKLKDGLEKRIFPVQADGRALPLPDASMGAATIAFGIRNILPRQDAYREFYRVLKPGARLCILEFGTGSRRVWKGLYNFYLNTLLPFIGDRVSGDPGAYRYLAESIKTFPDERALARELMDAGFDRVYHVPMMSGIVYLHVAEKPGKAVVAAADASAEPPVSPAELAAKTTAPKKTAAPKKAAPKKAGAKKGGAKKTVSRKAGKPAAKGASAKGTK; this is translated from the coding sequence ATGGCCGGGGACCAGTGCCAATCGGCCACCGGAGCCAGCACCCCGGACGAACATGGGCGGCGCGTGGCCGACATGTTTGGCCGCATTGCCGGGTGGTACGATTTTCTCAACCACGCCCTGTCCGCCGGGCAGGACATCTACTGGCGCCATCGCCTGGTCCGGGCCGCCCGGCCCGCGCCCGGCGAGATGGTGCTCGATCTGGCCGCCGGGACCATGGACGTGTCTGTGGGGCTGGCCCGCCAGTATCCGGAGTGCCGGGTGGCCGCCCTGGATTTCGCCCTGCCCATGCTCACGCAGGGCAAGGGGCGCAAGCTCAAGGACGGCCTTGAGAAGCGCATCTTCCCGGTCCAGGCCGACGGGCGTGCCCTGCCCCTGCCCGACGCCAGCATGGGCGCGGCCACCATCGCCTTTGGCATCCGCAACATCCTGCCCCGCCAGGACGCCTACCGCGAATTTTATCGCGTGCTCAAGCCGGGCGCGCGGCTGTGCATCCTCGAATTCGGCACCGGCAGCCGCCGGGTCTGGAAGGGGCTTTACAATTTCTATCTCAACACCCTGCTGCCCTTTATCGGCGACCGCGTCTCGGGCGATCCGGGCGCGTACCGCTATCTGGCCGAGAGCATCAAGACCTTTCCCGACGAGCGCGCCCTGGCCCGCGAGCTGATGGACGCCGGGTTCGACCGCGTCTACCATGTGCCCATGATGTCGGGCATCGTCTATCTGCACGTGGCCGAGAAGCCGGGCAAGGCGGTGGTGGCTGCGGCTGATGCCTCTGCCGAGCCTCCCGTGTCTCCTGCCGAGCTTGCCGCAAAAACGACGGCTCCCAAAAAGACGGCGGCTCCCAAAAAGGCGGCTCCCAAAAAGGCGGGTGCAAAGAAGGGCGGGGCAAAGAAAACGGTTTCAAGGAAGGCCGGGAAACCCGCTGCAAAAGGGGCGTCGGCCAAGGGGACGAAGTAG
- a CDS encoding DUF2065 domain-containing protein, translating to MNIDWSLLIAAVGLAFVFEGLPYFLFAERMPRMLLRLATQPPKFLRFIGLAAIILGLLIISFGRSLSS from the coding sequence ATGAACATCGACTGGTCATTGCTGATCGCAGCCGTGGGGCTGGCCTTCGTCTTCGAGGGGCTCCCCTATTTTCTCTTTGCCGAACGCATGCCGCGCATGCTGCTGAGGCTGGCCACCCAGCCGCCGAAATTCCTGCGCTTCATCGGACTGGCTGCCATCATCCTCGGCCTGCTCATCATCTCTTTTGGCCGCTCCTTATCCTCATAA
- a CDS encoding nucleotide sugar dehydrogenase, with the protein MSMITFDRLQSKEDTIAVVGLGYVGLPLAVALGRHFRVIGVDVSDKRVRELVRRHDRTGEVDFSTVTDDVDLIFTSDLSNLASARLILVAVPTPIDEYRSPDLRPVTGASESVGTYLQPGSVVVYESTVFPGLTEDICVPILEDRSGLVCGRDFCVGYSPERINPGDKVHRLETIVKVVAGQDEATGRLLQAVYGIVVEAGTHLAADIRTAEAAKVIENTQRDLNIALMNELAMIFDRMGIDTLDVLEAAGTKWNFLPFRPGLVGGHCIGVDPYYLTFKAEAMGFHPQVILAGRQTNDSMGKFIAEAAVKRLIRADVKIKGARVGVLGVTFKENVPDLRNTRVVDILAELADYGMVTLIHDAMADPEEARHELGIELCALDAMRDLDALVLAVSHDQYRDIPLAEIKEWFADPARALVVDVKGFFDRAELEALDITYWRL; encoded by the coding sequence ATGAGCATGATTACATTCGACAGGTTGCAGAGCAAGGAAGACACCATCGCCGTGGTCGGGCTGGGCTATGTGGGGCTGCCCCTGGCCGTGGCCCTGGGCCGCCATTTCCGGGTCATCGGCGTGGACGTGTCCGATAAGCGCGTGCGCGAGCTTGTCCGGCGGCATGACCGCACCGGCGAGGTGGACTTCTCCACCGTGACCGACGACGTGGACCTGATCTTCACCTCTGATCTCTCCAATCTGGCCAGCGCGCGGCTGATCCTGGTGGCCGTGCCCACGCCCATCGACGAGTACCGCTCGCCCGACCTGCGTCCCGTGACCGGGGCCAGCGAGTCCGTGGGCACCTATCTCCAGCCCGGCAGCGTGGTGGTCTACGAGTCCACGGTTTTCCCAGGCCTGACCGAGGATATCTGCGTGCCCATCCTTGAGGACCGGTCCGGTCTGGTCTGTGGCCGCGACTTCTGCGTGGGCTACTCGCCCGAGCGCATCAACCCCGGCGACAAGGTCCACCGGCTGGAAACCATCGTCAAGGTGGTGGCCGGGCAGGACGAGGCCACGGGCCGGCTGCTCCAGGCGGTCTACGGCATCGTGGTCGAGGCGGGCACCCATCTGGCCGCGGACATTCGCACAGCCGAGGCGGCCAAGGTCATCGAGAACACCCAGCGCGACCTGAACATCGCGCTCATGAACGAGCTGGCCATGATCTTCGACCGCATGGGCATCGACACCCTGGACGTGCTCGAAGCCGCTGGCACCAAGTGGAATTTCCTCCCCTTCCGGCCCGGTCTGGTGGGCGGCCACTGCATCGGGGTGGACCCGTACTATCTGACCTTCAAGGCCGAGGCCATGGGCTTTCATCCCCAGGTCATCCTGGCGGGCAGGCAGACCAACGACTCCATGGGCAAGTTCATCGCCGAGGCCGCTGTCAAGCGGCTGATCCGGGCGGATGTCAAGATCAAGGGCGCGCGCGTGGGCGTGCTCGGCGTGACCTTCAAGGAGAACGTGCCCGACCTGCGCAACACCCGCGTGGTGGACATCCTGGCCGAGCTGGCCGACTACGGGATGGTCACCCTGATCCACGACGCCATGGCCGACCCAGAGGAGGCGCGCCACGAACTGGGCATCGAGCTGTGCGCCCTTGACGCCATGCGCGATCTGGACGCGCTCGTTCTGGCCGTGTCCCACGACCAATACCGCGACATCCCCCTGGCCGAAATCAAGGAGTGGTTCGCTGATCCGGCCCGCGCCCTGGTGGTGGACGTCAAGGGGTTCTTCGACCGGGCCGAGCTTGAGGCGCTGGATATCACCTACTGGCGGCTGTAG